A genomic segment from Corylus avellana chromosome ca5, CavTom2PMs-1.0 encodes:
- the LOC132181393 gene encoding pentatricopeptide repeat-containing protein At4g02750-like — MRIRLIGEQVSHVFNQNLKITRLGKSGRIEEAIHVFSQLTQKNVVSYNSMISAYCKNGRISDARRLFDEMPQRNLVSWNSMIAGYSHNDKVLEASELFDKMPKRDLFSWALMITCYTRNGELEKARKLFDLLPDKRDTVCWNAMIAGYVKNRSFDDAKKLFGEMLVKDLVSWNSMLAGYTKNAEMHLGLQLFEEMEKRDVVSWNLMVDGFVEVGDLDSAWQFFKQIPNPNVFSWVTMLCGFARNGKIVEARRLFDQMPHRNVVSWNAMIAAYVQNRHFDEANRLFMDMPERDSISWTTMINGYVRAGKIGEARGYLNRMPFKNIAAQTAMMSGYVQNKRMDEASQLFSQIGIRDAVCWNTMIAGYAQCGRMDDALRLFRQMVNKDLVSWNTMIVGYAQAGQMDEALKIFEEMGERNIISWNSLITGFLQNGLYLDALKSFVLMQKEGKKPDQSTFACGLSACANLAALQLGKQLHHLIVKSGYVNDLFVSNALITMYAKSGRVFDAELLFKDMNHADVVSWNSLIGGFALNGYGQEAVNLFEAMLINGMVPDQVTFIGVLSACCHAGLVDCGLELFKSMNEVYSVEPLVEHYACMVDLLCRAGRLEEAFNMVRGMKIRANAGIWGALLGASRVHQNLELGRHAAEKLLELEPHKTSNYVLLSHMHAEVGSWEEVERVRVSMKKSRAEKQPGCSWIELRNQIHAFLSDNQLQPRTAEVCNTLTALTAQMKNPGDLSEFKSLLENDCTIT, encoded by the coding sequence ATGAGGATCAGATTGATAGGTGAGCAAGTAAGTCATGTGTTTAACCAGAATCTGAAGATTACCCGATTGGGGAAATCGGGGCGGATTGAAGAAGCCATTCACGTTTTTTCACAGTTGACACAGAAGAATGTTGTAAGCTACAACTCCATGATATCTGCTTATTGCAAGAATGGTAGAATAAGTGATGCACGCCGGCTGTTTGATGAAATGCCTCAGAGAAACTTGGTTTCTTGGAACTCTATGATTGCTGGGTATTCGCATAATGATAAGGTTCTGGAAGCCTCTGAACTCTTTGATAAAATGCCTAAAAGAGACCTCTTTTCCTGGGCTTTGATGATAACTTGCTATACACGTAATGGGGAGCTTGAAAAGGCtagaaaattatttgatttgctTCCTGATAAGCGAGACACAGTTTGTTGGAATGCTATGATTGCTGGTTATGTGAAGAACAGGAGTTTTGATGATGCCAAGAAATTGTTTGGTGAAATGCTGGTCAAGGATTTAGTTTCTTGGAATTCAATGCTAGCAGGATATACTAAGAATGCGGAAATGCATTTGGGGTTGCAGTTATTTGAGGAAATGGAAAAGAGGGATGTGGTTTCGTGGAATCTGATGGTGGATGGGTTTGTTGAGGTGGGTGATTTGGATTCTGCTTGGCAGTTCTTTAAACAGATTCCAAACCCGAACGTTTTTTCATGGGTTACGATGTTATGTGGGTTTGCACGAAATGGTAAGATTGTGGAGGCTAGGAGACTTTTTGATCAGATGCCACATAGAAACGTGGTTTCTTGGAATGCGATGATTGCGGCATATGTTCAAAACCGCCACTTTGATGAAGCGAATAGGCTATTTATGGACATGCCAGAGAGGGATTCTATATCATGGACTACAATGATCAATGGGTATGTTCGTGCTGGTAAGATTGGTGAAGCAAGGGGTTATCTAAACCGTATGCCTTTCAAAAACATTGCAGCCCAGACAGCAATGATGTCTGGATACgtacaaaataaaaggatggATGAAGCTAGTCAACTATTCAGTCAGATTGGCATCCGTGATGCTGTTTGTTGGAACACGATGATTGCAGGCTATGCTCAGTGTGGGAGAATGGACGATGCTCTTCGTCTTTTTAGACAAATGGTCAATAAGGACTTGGTTTCATGGAATACGATGATTGTTGGTTATGCTCAAGCTGGGCAGATGGATGAAGCCCTTAAAATATTTGAGGAGATGGGTGAAAGGAATATAATTTCATGGAATTCTTTGATTACAGGCTTCTTGCAAAATGGGCTATATTTGGATGCACTGAAGAGTTTTGTGTTGATGCAGAAGGAAGGAAAGAAACCTGATCAGTCAACTTTTGCATGCGGACTAAGTGCATGTGCCAATCTTGCAGCTTTGCAACTTGGGAAGCAACTTCACCATCTGATTGTAAAGAGTGGTTATGTGAACGATTTATTTGTTAGCAATGCTCTGATCACCATGTATGCTAAAAGCGGAAGGGTCTTTGATGCTGAACTTCTGTTCAAAGATATGAATCATGCCGATGTGGTTTCTTGGAATTCCTTAATTGGTGGATTTGCTTTAAATGGGTATGGTCAAGAGGCTGTTAACCTCTTTGAAGCGATGCTCATTAATGGAATGGTTCCTGACCAAGTCACTTTTATTGGAGTATTGTCCGCCTGTTGTCACGCTGGCCTGGTTGATTGTGGTTTAGAGTTGTTCAAAAGCATGAATGAAGTATACAGTGTTGAACCTTTGGTCGAGCACTATGCTTGCATGGTGGACTTGCTTTGTCGAGCAGGGAGGTTAGAAGAGGCCTTCAACATGGTGAGGGGGATGAAGATCAGGGCGAATGCCGGAATATGGGGTGCACTCCTAGGAGCTTCCCGGGTACACCAGAATCTAGAACTTGGTAGACATGCTGCTGAGAAGCTTTTAGAACTTGAACCTCATAAAACTTCGAATTATGTGCTCTTGTCGCATATGCATGCTGAGGTTGGTAGTTGGGAGGAGGTTGAGAGAGTCAGGGTATCAATGAAAAAGAGTAGAGCGGAGAAGCAGCCAGGCTGCAGCTGGATAGAACTCAGAAATCAAATACATGCTTTTCTTTCTGATAATCAATTGCAGCCTAGAACAGCAGAGGTATGCAATACATTAACGGCTTTAACTGCACAGATGAAAAATCCAGGTGACTTATCTGAGTTCAAATCTTTACTTGAAAATGATTGTACCATCACCTAA